A DNA window from Carassius gibelio isolate Cgi1373 ecotype wild population from Czech Republic chromosome A6, carGib1.2-hapl.c, whole genome shotgun sequence contains the following coding sequences:
- the LOC128015961 gene encoding bladder cancer-associated protein — MYCLQWLLPVLLIPKPLNPALWFNHSMFMGFYLLSFLLERKPCTICALVFLAALFLICYSCWGNCFLYHCHDSPLPDSAHDPNIVGT, encoded by the coding sequence ATGTACTGCCTCCAGTGGTTACTCCCGGTGCTCCTGATCCCCAAACCCTTAAATCCAGCCCTGTGGTTCAACCACTCCATGTTCATGGGCTTCTACCTGCTCAGCTTCCTGTTGGAGAGGAAACCGTGTACCATTTGTGCCTTAGTCTTCCTGGCGGCATTGTTTCTCATCTGCTACAGCTGCTGGGGAAACTGCTTTCTGTACCACTGCCATGATTCTCCACTGCCGGACTCAGCACACGACCCCAACATTGTGGGCACCTAG